The following nucleotide sequence is from Nitrospirota bacterium.
AGTTATCCTTCCGGCTGAAAACGCCAGGGAAGCTGCTGTAGTAAAAGGCATCCCTGTGTATGGATTTAAGAGTCTGCCTGAGTTGATAGAATTTTTCAGGGGGGCCAATACAATACAGCCAACCGAGACTGACATTTCATCCATCATGAAAGAGCACTCCATCTACCAGGACGACTTTCAGGATGTAAAAGGTCAGGAGCATGTTAAAAGGGCACTCGAGGTTGCAGCAGTAGGAGGCCACAATGTCCTGATGATAGGCCCTCCTGGTTCAGGAAAGACAATGCTTGCCAAAAGGATTCCAACTATACTGCCTGATATGACATTTGAGGAGGCCCTTGAAACAACGAGGATTCACAGCATAATTGGCATCTTAAAGCACGGCCAGCCCCTTATTGCAACAAGGCCATTCCGTTCTCCGCACCACACATTATCCGATGTAGCCATGGTTGGAGGAGGCCAGATACCAAAGCCAGGTGAGGTAAGCCTTGCCCATAATGGAGTTTTATTTCTTGATGAGCTTCCGGAGTTTAAAAGAAATGTCCTTGAAGTCCTCAGACAGCCCATAGAAGACAGCCATGTAACTATCTCAAGGGCAATAAGCTCAATCACCTACCCTGCATCCATAATGCTCGTCTGTGCTATGAACCCATGTCCATGCGGATTCCTCGGTGACAGCCGCCATCAATGTACATGCACTCCTTCACAGATACACCGTTACAGACACAGGGTATCAGGGCCACTATTAGACAGAATAGACATACACATAGAAGTCCCTGCTGTGCCTTACAAAGAGCTTTCAAAAGATTTCTGCGGTGAGCCTTCAGTAGACATCCGCAACAGAGTTCAGAGGGCAAGAGGCATTCAGCTTGAAAGATTTAAAAAAGACGGTATCTATTCCAATGCCAAGATGCGTTCAAAACACATAAAAAAACATTGCTCCCTTAAGCCAGAGGCCCAGAGTATTATAGAAATGGCAATGAACAAACTCGGCCTGAGCGCAAGGGCATACACAAGGATTTTAAAGGTCTCCAGAACAATTGCAGACCTGGAAAGCTCCGCTGACATCCAGCCCCATCATGTCTCAGAGGCCATACAATACAGGACACTTGATAGGGGGATGTTTTAAAATTTTTGTTCGGCAAAGTGCTTATTCCATAAACTCTTACCTAAACCAGCAAACAATCCACATAAATAAAAAAATGATCTGAGGCGAGACGTGCGAGCTTCCACCAGTCTGCATCCTCAGGCCAGAAGACCCCCTGCTTTAGGACAATGAAGTCACGGGAAGGCAGGATGTAATCGAGCTTCAGGCTGAAGTCTTCGGTGTCCAGAGGCGATGCCTCTACCCCTCCCCCTTCAAGGAACGTAGGCCTTGAAGGCACAAGGCCGTTGAGGGCCGGGTTTGCAAGAAGCCCCTTTATGGCTTCCCTTATGCCCTCTCCCCTTTCAGGGTCTGCATTCAAGTCGCCTATCACGACAAAGGGCTCCACG
It contains:
- a CDS encoding endonuclease/exonuclease/phosphatase family protein, which encodes FSTNLLDVPLSIGGRIVHGILLHASIPVRGFLNRERNGDQLNFLNEYISGGELPGVEPFKVVEPFVVIGDLNADPERGEGIREAIKGLLANPALNGLVPSRPTFLEGGGVEASPLDTEDFSLKLDYILPSRDFIVLKQGVFWPEDADWWKLARLASDHFFIYVDCLLV
- a CDS encoding YifB family Mg chelatase-like AAA ATPase, whose protein sequence is MLSKIISAALIGIDAYHVDVEVDITARGLPHFSTVGLPDTAVKESKDRVRAALKNTGFNFPLKQITVNLAPADIKKEGSSFDLPIAIGITVAEGIIEPHAVDGYMITGELSLDGRIKPVKGALSMAITAMQMGVKGVILPAENAREAAVVKGIPVYGFKSLPELIEFFRGANTIQPTETDISSIMKEHSIYQDDFQDVKGQEHVKRALEVAAVGGHNVLMIGPPGSGKTMLAKRIPTILPDMTFEEALETTRIHSIIGILKHGQPLIATRPFRSPHHTLSDVAMVGGGQIPKPGEVSLAHNGVLFLDELPEFKRNVLEVLRQPIEDSHVTISRAISSITYPASIMLVCAMNPCPCGFLGDSRHQCTCTPSQIHRYRHRVSGPLLDRIDIHIEVPAVPYKELSKDFCGEPSVDIRNRVQRARGIQLERFKKDGIYSNAKMRSKHIKKHCSLKPEAQSIIEMAMNKLGLSARAYTRILKVSRTIADLESSADIQPHHVSEAIQYRTLDRGMF